Proteins from one Nitrobacteraceae bacterium AZCC 2146 genomic window:
- a CDS encoding ketosteroid isomerase-like protein (product_source=COG3631; cath_funfam=3.10.450.50; cog=COG3631; pfam=PF12680; superfamily=54427), which produces MTDADIQDFVTRFAAAWAARDGEAFLKLWHPDGTLRTPLVGRPVAGNELARLIEVQKETAPDFVWQLLDWTSRGDVVIIEWQTTRIINGARFDWRGVDKFRIKDGRIAEECVYTDTAPLRALRTGAVLEPITKF; this is translated from the coding sequence ATGACCGATGCAGACATTCAGGATTTCGTGACGCGCTTTGCGGCTGCGTGGGCGGCGCGCGATGGCGAAGCTTTTCTCAAGCTGTGGCATCCCGACGGGACGCTGCGCACGCCGCTGGTGGGACGGCCGGTGGCCGGCAACGAACTCGCGCGGCTGATCGAGGTGCAGAAGGAGACCGCGCCGGATTTCGTCTGGCAGTTGCTGGACTGGACCTCGCGGGGCGACGTCGTGATCATCGAATGGCAAACCACCCGCATCATCAACGGCGCGCGCTTCGACTGGCGCGGCGTCGACAAGTTCCGCATCAAGGACGGCCGCATCGCCGAGGAGTGCGTCTACACCGACACCGCGCCACTGCGCGCGTTGCGAACCGGCGCCGTACTTGAGCCGATCACCAAATTCTGA
- a CDS encoding uncharacterized protein (DUF1330 family) (product_source=COG5470; cog=COG5470; pfam=PF07045; superfamily=54909), whose translation MSGHIDPTKEVFARFRDNNREGPIHMLNLVRLRDRAAYPDGRPASGAEAYAAYGRESGPVFTRLGGKVVWQGRFELMLIGPADEHWDHCFIAEYPSVGAFVEMIRDPVYREAVKHRQAAVLDSRLIRTAPLAAGKTFGEIPT comes from the coding sequence ATGAGCGGACATATCGATCCGACCAAGGAGGTCTTCGCCCGGTTTCGCGACAACAACCGCGAAGGGCCGATCCACATGCTCAATCTGGTGCGCCTGCGCGACCGCGCCGCCTATCCCGACGGACGGCCGGCGTCCGGCGCGGAAGCCTATGCGGCCTATGGGCGCGAGTCCGGGCCGGTGTTCACCCGGCTCGGCGGCAAGGTGGTGTGGCAGGGCCGTTTCGAGCTGATGCTGATCGGACCTGCCGACGAGCATTGGGACCATTGCTTCATCGCCGAATATCCCAGCGTTGGCGCCTTCGTCGAGATGATCCGCGATCCCGTCTACCGCGAGGCCGTCAAGCACCGCCAGGCGGCCGTGCTGGACTCGCGGCTGATCCGGACAGCGCCGCTGGCGGCGGGAAAGACCTTCGGGGAAATTCCGACGTGA
- a CDS encoding Tol biopolymer transport system component (product_source=COG0823; cog=COG0823; superfamily=69304; transmembrane_helix_parts=Inside_1_24,TMhelix_25_47,Outside_48_383), whose amino-acid sequence MYGYLNRKKAGMQALNTFLKGTGRLLWWPAVVGAIFVIGSAVLGIVTSLPSKDTKLKLFGSPEYFHDRWNRGFYFAASVRNAVVLVRALGTDNMQLLLVDFDTGKKIRLGSERSHLLSPYLSQDGTRLMFTRQLLGREGHELISCETISFTCRTMMRSNGAIQSPIEISGHRVLYVSSPWRRPDGQVRFSSNDIWLLDPATGSRQLTDFQLYQLYSLSVSDNSIYFSGVGPRPEKPIIPKYEPDLNAQSDIFRLPFDHETGTLEAPPEMMTPLFAGSGIATRPSTSANGLLVAFLRTRTGISPYHYNLVIADRNEHTERLIETSGLGFSQPVVIGGDVYAAVTKDDRVLIQMVRPGEPDMKLLADITDASAAAAETIELKIEP is encoded by the coding sequence ATGTATGGATATCTGAACCGCAAGAAGGCAGGAATGCAGGCTCTGAATACATTCTTGAAAGGCACAGGACGGCTGCTTTGGTGGCCCGCCGTGGTCGGCGCGATTTTTGTCATCGGAAGCGCTGTGCTTGGAATTGTTACTTCACTACCGAGCAAAGACACCAAGCTGAAATTGTTCGGCAGCCCAGAATATTTTCATGATCGCTGGAACCGCGGTTTCTATTTCGCGGCCTCGGTAAGGAATGCGGTTGTGCTCGTGAGAGCGCTCGGCACAGACAACATGCAGCTTTTGCTCGTCGACTTCGACACCGGAAAAAAGATCAGGCTCGGCAGCGAGCGTTCGCATCTGCTCTCGCCCTATCTGTCGCAGGACGGAACACGACTCATGTTTACCCGTCAGCTACTTGGGCGTGAGGGGCATGAGTTGATATCGTGCGAAACCATCAGTTTCACCTGCCGCACGATGATGAGGAGCAATGGCGCAATTCAATCCCCCATCGAGATATCCGGCCATCGCGTTCTTTACGTTTCCAGCCCGTGGAGGCGGCCCGACGGCCAAGTTCGATTTAGCAGCAATGATATCTGGCTTCTAGATCCTGCAACCGGCTCTCGCCAATTGACGGACTTCCAGCTCTACCAACTGTATTCACTCAGCGTGAGCGATAATTCGATCTACTTCTCGGGCGTGGGGCCCCGCCCTGAAAAGCCAATCATTCCTAAATATGAGCCTGACTTGAACGCGCAGAGCGACATCTTTCGGCTGCCATTTGACCATGAGACGGGAACACTCGAGGCGCCCCCCGAGATGATGACGCCATTGTTTGCAGGATCCGGCATCGCGACCCGACCGAGCACATCAGCCAACGGATTGCTGGTAGCGTTTCTCCGAACAAGGACCGGGATCAGTCCCTATCACTACAATCTGGTGATAGCGGACCGGAACGAGCATACCGAACGCCTGATTGAAACGTCCGGGTTGGGATTTTCGCAACCCGTCGTCATTGGTGGCGACGTCTACGCCGCCGTCACCAAGGACGATCGGGTGTTGATCCAGATGGTCCGTCCGGGAGAGCCTGACATGAAATTGCTCGCCGACATCACCGATGCATCGGCAGCCGCCGCCGAAACCATCGAGCTGAAAATAGAACCGTAA
- a CDS encoding putative membrane protein (product_source=KO:K08987; cog=COG3759; ko=KO:K08987; pfam=PF06993; superfamily=161084; transmembrane_helix_parts=Inside_1_4,TMhelix_5_27,Outside_28_46,TMhelix_47_69,Inside_70_80,TMhelix_81_98,Outside_99_101,TMhelix_102_119,Inside_120_120): MTIVGNILVALVAALHIYFLVLEMFLWTQPRGLKTFGNTLQKAQDSAVLAANQGLYNGFLAAGLIWGLLHPSPAFAFQIKAFFLLCVIVAGVYGAVTVSRKILFVQAVPAALALVVLWLA, translated from the coding sequence ATGACTATCGTCGGCAACATCCTGGTCGCGCTGGTCGCGGCGCTGCACATCTATTTCCTGGTGCTGGAGATGTTTCTCTGGACCCAGCCGCGCGGCCTGAAGACCTTCGGCAACACGCTGCAAAAGGCACAGGATTCTGCGGTGCTCGCCGCCAATCAGGGACTCTATAACGGCTTCCTCGCCGCCGGCCTGATCTGGGGCCTGCTGCATCCGTCCCCGGCCTTTGCCTTCCAGATCAAGGCGTTCTTCCTGCTCTGCGTCATCGTCGCCGGCGTCTATGGCGCCGTCACCGTCAGCCGCAAGATCCTGTTCGTGCAGGCGGTGCCGGCCGCGCTGGCGCTGGTCGTGCTCTGGCTCGCTTAA
- a CDS encoding transposase (product_source=COG3335; cog=COG3335; pfam=PF13358; superfamily=53098; transmembrane_helix_parts=Inside_1_20,TMhelix_21_43,Outside_44_157), which yields MARLRGWAPKGERCRAAIPHGHWKTVTFVGGLTLAGFVAPMLLDGPMDGECFLAWVEQMLVPTLRSGDIVIMDNLAAHKVAGVRQAIEACSAELHYLPPYSPDLNPIENAFAKLKAHVRKSAARTLDALERAAANALQQFKPDECINFFAHAGYGLD from the coding sequence ATGGCGCGCCTTCGTGGCTGGGCGCCCAAAGGCGAGCGTTGCCGCGCCGCAATTCCGCACGGTCATTGGAAGACAGTCACCTTTGTCGGCGGTCTCACGCTTGCGGGCTTCGTTGCGCCGATGCTTCTCGATGGTCCGATGGACGGAGAGTGCTTCTTGGCCTGGGTCGAGCAGATGTTGGTCCCCACACTGCGCTCAGGCGATATCGTCATTATGGACAATCTGGCCGCTCACAAGGTCGCGGGCGTCAGGCAAGCCATTGAAGCCTGCAGCGCCGAACTCCACTATCTGCCGCCCTACAGTCCCGACCTCAATCCGATCGAAAATGCCTTCGCCAAGCTCAAGGCACATGTGCGCAAGTCCGCCGCGCGAACCCTCGACGCTCTCGAGCGAGCCGCCGCCAATGCGTTGCAACAGTTCAAACCTGACGAATGCATAAACTTCTTCGCTCACGCCGGATACGGCTTGGATTAA
- a CDS encoding AraC family transcriptional regulator of adaptative response / DNA-3-methyladenine glycosylase II (product_source=KO:K13529; cath_funfam=1.10.10.60,1.10.1670.10,1.10.340.30,3.40.10.10; cog=COG0122,COG2169; ko=KO:K13529; pfam=PF00730,PF02805,PF06029,PF12833; smart=SM00278,SM00342,SM01009; superfamily=46689,48150,55945,57884), with translation MDMDRIACYRAIETRDARFDGRLFVGVATTGIYCRPICPARTPKFENVSFYPSAAAAQEAGFRPCLRCRPETSPDLAFWRGTSNTVSRALALIEAGGLDEADVETLADKLGVGARQLRRLFRQHVGASPVAVAQTRRVLLAKQLIHETTLPMAEVAMAAGFNSIRRFNETFQQLFARTPASLRRIHERGKREAGALSVRLAYRPPYDWDAMLSFLAARAIPGVEIVADNTYRRSIAIGDVCGTLSVAPAGNNRLRVDVRFANVAALPNIIARVRRVFDLAADPDTIGAHLALDPVLAPLVAARPGLRVPGAWDGFELAVRAIFGQQITVPAATRLLGKLVAAHGAMLPDDIRSIDGLTHVFPMPAHLAGIDLNMNMPQARALAVTSLARAIVVDPAIFSPGASLEQAIAKLRALPGIGEWTAQYIAMRELREPDAFPAADIGLMRAMAADGKRPTPAELLAHAERWRPWRAYAALHLWASDIQQPVAKGRADAREAA, from the coding sequence ATGGATATGGATCGCATCGCCTGCTACCGGGCCATTGAAACCCGCGACGCCCGCTTCGACGGGCGGCTGTTCGTGGGCGTCGCGACCACCGGCATCTACTGCCGCCCGATCTGTCCGGCGCGCACCCCGAAGTTCGAGAACGTCTCGTTCTATCCATCGGCCGCGGCGGCGCAGGAGGCCGGCTTCCGCCCCTGTCTGCGCTGCCGGCCGGAAACGTCGCCCGATCTGGCGTTCTGGCGCGGCACCTCCAACACGGTGTCGCGCGCGCTCGCCTTGATCGAGGCGGGCGGTCTCGATGAGGCCGATGTCGAGACGCTGGCGGACAAGCTCGGCGTCGGCGCGCGGCAATTGCGGCGGCTGTTTCGCCAGCATGTCGGCGCCTCGCCCGTTGCCGTCGCACAGACGCGCCGGGTGCTGCTCGCCAAGCAACTGATTCACGAGACCACGTTGCCGATGGCCGAGGTGGCGATGGCGGCGGGTTTCAACAGCATTCGCCGCTTCAACGAAACCTTCCAGCAGTTGTTCGCGCGGACGCCGGCGTCGCTGCGGCGGATTCACGAACGCGGCAAGCGCGAGGCGGGGGCGCTGTCCGTTCGCCTCGCTTATCGGCCGCCTTATGACTGGGACGCCATGCTGTCGTTCCTCGCGGCGCGTGCGATTCCCGGCGTCGAGATCGTCGCCGATAACACCTATAGGCGCAGCATCGCGATTGGCGACGTCTGCGGCACGCTCAGCGTTGCGCCCGCTGGCAACAACCGGCTTCGGGTTGACGTGCGCTTTGCCAATGTCGCGGCGTTGCCGAACATCATCGCCCGCGTGCGCCGCGTGTTCGATCTGGCCGCCGATCCCGATACGATCGGCGCGCATCTCGCGCTCGATCCGGTGCTGGCGCCGCTGGTTGCGGCACGGCCAGGGCTGCGCGTGCCCGGCGCGTGGGACGGCTTCGAACTCGCGGTGCGCGCCATCTTCGGGCAGCAGATCACGGTGCCCGCCGCGACCAGGCTGCTTGGCAAATTGGTGGCCGCGCACGGCGCGATGCTCCCCGATGACATCCGCAGCATCGATGGTCTCACCCATGTATTCCCAATGCCGGCCCACCTCGCCGGCATCGATCTCAACATGAACATGCCACAAGCCCGCGCGCTGGCGGTCACCTCGCTGGCACGCGCCATCGTCGTCGATCCCGCGATTTTCAGCCCCGGCGCCAGCCTGGAGCAGGCGATCGCGAAGCTGCGTGCGTTGCCGGGCATCGGCGAGTGGACGGCGCAGTACATCGCGATGCGCGAGCTGCGCGAACCCGACGCGTTTCCCGCCGCGGATATCGGATTGATGCGTGCGATGGCGGCTGACGGCAAGCGGCCGACGCCCGCGGAGCTGCTCGCGCATGCCGAGCGGTGGCGGCCGTGGCGTGCCTATGCCGCGCTGCATCTGTGGGCTTCGGATATCCAGCAACCTGTTGCGAAGGGGAGGGCCGATGCCCGTGAAGCCGCCTGA
- a CDS encoding transposase (product_source=COG3415; cog=COG3415; pfam=PF01710; superfamily=46689), which yields MGKPYSMDLRERVVSAIEGGVSTRQAAERFAIGIATAGTWARLKRATGEVRPAKQGKPKGSVLDGHADFILRALAEAPDTTLDEMVERLREERGVTVVRTAVWKFLDRHGQTHKKRPPTPASKSARM from the coding sequence ATGGGCAAGCCGTACAGCATGGATTTACGCGAGCGGGTAGTTTCGGCGATCGAAGGCGGGGTATCGACGCGTCAGGCGGCGGAGCGCTTTGCGATCGGGATTGCGACGGCCGGGACATGGGCGCGGCTGAAGCGGGCAACGGGGGAAGTTCGCCCTGCCAAACAGGGCAAGCCGAAGGGGTCCGTGCTTGATGGGCATGCGGATTTCATTCTGCGCGCGCTTGCCGAGGCGCCCGACACAACGCTTGACGAGATGGTCGAGCGGTTGCGGGAGGAACGCGGCGTGACCGTTGTGAGGACCGCTGTGTGGAAGTTTCTCGATCGGCACGGCCAGACGCATAAAAAAAGACCGCCCACGCCAGCGAGCAAGAGCGCGCGGATGTAA
- a CDS encoding branched-chain amino acid transport system substrate-binding protein (product_source=KO:K01999; cath_funfam=3.40.50.2300; cog=COG0683; ko=KO:K01999; pfam=PF13458; superfamily=53822) — protein MASGNGMTVDRHNIREGNDMRTPLLHLFAASTLAIALSATSASAQKKYDPGATDTEIKIGQTVPFSGPASAYSSIGKTQAAYFRMVNEQGGVNGRKINLIQYDDAYSPPKAVEQVRKLVESDEVLLTFQIVGTPSNAAVQKYLNQKQVPQLFAATGATRFSDPKNFPWTMGYNPNYQSEGRIYGKYILANYPNAKIAILWQNDDLGRDYLTGIKAGLGDKAASMIVSDASYELSDPTIDSQVVKLKSSGADLLFSASTPKFAAQAIKKVADLGWKPVHIVDINATSVGAVLQPAGLENSTGLISTNYGKDPADPQWKDDAGMKGYLAFMEKYYPDGDKNSNFNTYGYGNAQLMVEVLRRCGDDLTRANVMKQATSLSGFTTGIGLPGMTIKTSPTDYRVNKQLQMMKFNGERWELFGPIIEDDVNG, from the coding sequence ATGGCGTCCGGCAACGGAATGACCGTCGATCGACACAACATCAGGGAAGGCAACGACATGAGAACTCCGCTTCTTCATCTGTTCGCCGCGTCCACGCTGGCGATTGCGCTATCGGCAACGTCGGCCTCCGCGCAAAAGAAGTACGACCCCGGCGCCACCGACACCGAAATCAAGATCGGCCAGACCGTGCCGTTCTCCGGCCCCGCCTCGGCCTATTCCTCGATCGGCAAGACCCAGGCCGCCTATTTCAGGATGGTCAACGAGCAGGGCGGCGTCAACGGCCGCAAGATCAATCTCATTCAATATGACGACGCCTATTCGCCGCCCAAGGCGGTGGAGCAGGTGCGCAAGCTGGTGGAAAGCGACGAGGTGCTGCTGACCTTCCAGATCGTCGGCACGCCGTCCAATGCCGCCGTGCAAAAATATCTCAACCAGAAACAGGTGCCGCAGCTGTTCGCCGCCACCGGCGCGACGCGCTTCTCCGATCCGAAGAACTTCCCCTGGACGATGGGCTACAACCCGAACTACCAGAGCGAAGGCCGCATCTACGGCAAATACATTCTGGCGAACTACCCCAACGCGAAGATCGCCATCCTGTGGCAGAACGACGACCTCGGCCGCGATTACCTCACCGGCATCAAGGCCGGGCTCGGCGACAAGGCTGCTTCGATGATCGTCTCGGATGCCTCCTACGAATTGTCCGACCCGACCATCGACTCCCAGGTGGTGAAGCTGAAATCCTCCGGCGCCGACCTGCTGTTCAGCGCCTCCACGCCGAAGTTCGCGGCGCAGGCGATCAAGAAGGTGGCGGATCTCGGCTGGAAGCCGGTGCACATCGTCGACATCAACGCCACCTCGGTCGGCGCGGTGCTGCAGCCCGCAGGGCTGGAGAATTCCACGGGCCTGATCTCGACCAATTACGGCAAGGACCCGGCCGACCCGCAATGGAAGGACGACGCCGGCATGAAGGGCTATCTGGCCTTCATGGAGAAGTACTATCCCGACGGCGACAAGAACTCGAACTTCAACACCTATGGCTACGGCAATGCGCAGCTGATGGTGGAGGTGCTGCGGCGCTGCGGCGACGACCTGACCCGCGCCAATGTGATGAAGCAGGCGACCTCCCTGTCGGGCTTCACCACCGGCATCGGCCTGCCCGGCATGACCATCAAAACCTCGCCGACCGACTACCGCGTCAACAAGCAACTTCAGATGATGAAGTTCAACGGCGAACGCTGGGAGCTGTTCGGGCCGATCATCGAGGATGATGTGAACGGGTGA
- a CDS encoding [protein-PII] uridylyltransferase (product_source=KO:K00990; cath_funfam=1.10.3090.10,1.20.120.330,3.30.460.10,3.30.70.260; cog=COG2844; ko=KO:K00990; pfam=PF01842,PF01966,PF08335; smart=SM00471; superfamily=55021,81301,81593,81891; tigrfam=TIGR01693): MDSIATQTRPVADDGFDTRGITAAIDALAAEHRGHDDLFRSAIAKLLKAELLKARVAAEAVLLKDRHGRRCAEQLCFVQDEIIRMLFAAATKHLYHSPIPSGAERMAVVSTGGYGRGLMAPESDIDLLFILPYKQTAWGEQVAEVILYCLWDMGLKVGHATRSVDESIRQARGDMTIRTAILETRFLTGDQALYDELVKRFDSEVVQGTAAEFVTAKLAEREERHRRGGQSRYLVEPNVKDGKGGLRDLHTLFWIAKYVYRVRDSRELVARGVFDAQEYRTFRRCEDFLWSVRCNIHFVTNRPEERLSFDLQRDIAVRLGYTSHPGMQDVERFMKHYFLIAKDVGDLTAILCAKLEDQQAKPAPALSRMMAKLRPDLKRRRVPGSDAFIIDNNRINLAAPDVFKEDPVNLIRLFRLAQKNNLAFHPDAMRTVTRSLRLINATLRENPEANRLFMEILTSDNAEIVLRRMNETGVLGHFIRSFGRIVSMMQFNMYHHYTVDEHLLRCVGFLQEIERGGNEEFVVASDLMRKIQPEHRAVIYITVLLHDIAKGTPEDHSIAGAKVARRLCPRLGFNAADTELIAWLIEEHLTMSTVAQSRDLSDSKTIENFAAVVQSVEQMKLLTILTTADIRGVGPGVWNGWKAQLLRTLYYETEPVLTGGFSEVNRAQRIDAAQREFRAAFTEWPEPELNAYISRHYPAYWLKVELARKIRHARFLRASEDAGHKLAINVGFDEARGVTELTILAVDHPWLLSIIAGACASAGANIVDAQIYTTTDGRALDTIAITREYDRDDDEARRATRIGDMIEDVLEGKLRLPEAVAKRAAGKGKLRPFVVEPEVTLNNQWSDRYTVIEVSGLDRPGLLYQLTTAISKLNLNIASAHVATFGERARDVFYVTDLLGAQINAPTRQAAIKRALIHLLANGDAAEKPAS, encoded by the coding sequence ATGGACAGCATTGCTACACAGACCCGGCCTGTGGCCGACGACGGTTTCGATACGCGAGGAATCACCGCAGCGATCGACGCGCTGGCCGCGGAGCATCGCGGTCACGACGACCTGTTCCGCTCGGCGATCGCCAAACTGCTGAAGGCCGAACTGCTGAAGGCGCGTGTCGCTGCCGAAGCGGTGCTGCTGAAGGACCGCCACGGCCGGCGCTGCGCCGAGCAACTGTGCTTCGTACAGGACGAGATCATCCGCATGCTGTTCGCCGCGGCGACGAAGCATCTGTATCACTCGCCGATTCCGTCCGGCGCCGAGCGCATGGCGGTGGTCTCCACCGGCGGCTATGGCCGCGGGCTGATGGCGCCGGAGTCCGACATCGATCTGTTGTTCATCCTGCCCTACAAGCAGACCGCGTGGGGCGAGCAGGTCGCCGAAGTCATCCTGTATTGCCTGTGGGACATGGGCCTCAAGGTCGGCCACGCCACCCGCTCGGTCGATGAATCGATTCGCCAGGCACGCGGCGACATGACGATCCGCACCGCGATCCTCGAGACCCGGTTCCTGACCGGCGATCAGGCGCTGTACGACGAACTGGTCAAGCGGTTCGACAGCGAGGTGGTGCAGGGCACCGCCGCGGAATTCGTCACCGCCAAGCTCGCCGAGCGCGAGGAGCGACATCGCCGCGGCGGCCAGTCACGCTACCTGGTCGAACCCAACGTCAAGGACGGCAAGGGCGGCCTGCGCGATCTGCACACGCTGTTCTGGATCGCGAAATACGTCTACCGCGTCCGTGACAGCCGCGAGCTGGTGGCGCGCGGCGTGTTCGACGCGCAGGAGTACCGCACCTTCCGGCGTTGCGAAGATTTCCTGTGGTCGGTCCGCTGCAACATCCACTTCGTCACCAACCGCCCGGAAGAACGACTGTCCTTCGACCTGCAGCGCGATATCGCGGTGCGGCTCGGCTACACCTCGCATCCCGGCATGCAGGACGTCGAGCGCTTCATGAAGCATTACTTCCTGATCGCCAAGGATGTCGGCGATCTCACCGCGATCCTGTGCGCCAAGCTGGAAGATCAGCAGGCCAAGCCGGCGCCGGCGCTGAGCCGGATGATGGCGAAGCTGCGTCCCGATCTGAAGCGACGCCGGGTGCCGGGTAGCGACGCCTTCATCATCGACAACAACCGCATCAACCTCGCCGCCCCCGATGTCTTCAAGGAAGACCCGGTCAACCTGATTCGGCTGTTTCGGCTGGCGCAGAAGAACAATCTCGCGTTCCATCCCGACGCGATGCGCACGGTGACGCGCTCGCTGCGGCTAATCAACGCCACCTTGCGCGAGAATCCCGAAGCCAATCGGCTGTTCATGGAGATTCTCACCTCGGACAATGCCGAGATCGTGCTGCGGCGAATGAACGAAACCGGCGTGCTCGGCCATTTCATCCGCTCGTTCGGCCGCATCGTCTCGATGATGCAGTTCAACATGTATCACCACTACACCGTGGACGAGCATCTGCTGCGCTGCGTCGGCTTCCTGCAGGAGATCGAACGCGGCGGCAATGAGGAGTTCGTCGTCGCCAGCGACCTGATGCGCAAGATCCAGCCGGAGCACCGCGCGGTGATCTACATCACGGTGCTGCTGCACGACATCGCCAAAGGCACGCCCGAAGATCATTCGATCGCCGGCGCGAAAGTGGCGCGGCGGCTGTGCCCGCGGCTCGGCTTCAACGCCGCCGACACCGAGCTGATCGCCTGGCTGATCGAGGAGCATCTGACCATGTCCACGGTGGCGCAGTCGCGCGACCTCTCGGACTCCAAGACCATCGAGAACTTCGCCGCCGTGGTGCAGTCGGTCGAGCAGATGAAACTCCTGACCATCCTCACCACCGCCGACATCCGCGGCGTCGGCCCCGGCGTCTGGAACGGCTGGAAAGCGCAGCTGCTGCGCACGCTGTATTACGAGACCGAACCGGTGCTGACCGGCGGCTTCTCCGAGGTCAATCGCGCCCAGCGCATCGATGCCGCGCAGCGCGAGTTCCGCGCGGCCTTCACCGAATGGCCGGAGCCGGAACTCAACGCCTATATTTCGCGGCACTATCCGGCGTACTGGCTCAAGGTCGAGCTCGCGCGAAAAATCCGTCACGCCCGCTTCCTGCGCGCCTCCGAGGACGCCGGCCACAAGCTGGCCATCAATGTCGGTTTTGACGAGGCCCGCGGCGTCACCGAGCTGACGATTCTCGCCGTCGATCATCCCTGGCTGCTGTCGATCATCGCCGGCGCCTGCGCGTCGGCCGGCGCCAACATCGTCGATGCGCAGATCTACACCACCACCGACGGCCGCGCGCTCGATACCATCGCGATCACGCGGGAGTACGACCGCGACGACGACGAAGCCCGCCGCGCCACGCGGATCGGCGACATGATCGAGGACGTGCTGGAAGGCAAGCTGCGGCTGCCGGAAGCCGTGGCGAAGCGCGCCGCGGGCAAGGGCAAGCTGCGGCCGTTCGTGGTCGAACCGGAAGTCACCCTCAACAACCAGTGGTCGGACCGCTACACCGTGATCGAGGTCTCCGGCCTCGACCGGCCGGGCCTGCTGTATCAGCTCACCACCGCGATCTCGAAACTCAACCTCAACATCGCCTCCGCCCATGTGGCGACCTTCGGCGAGCGCGCCCGCGACGTGTTCTACGTCACCGATCTCTTGGGCGCGCAGATCAACGCCCCGACGCGGCAGGCCGCGATCAAGCGCGCGCTGATCCATCTGCTCGCCAATGGCGACGCCGCGGAAAAGCCCGCGTCGTAA
- a CDS encoding methylated-DNA-[protein]-cysteine S-methyltransferase (product_source=KO:K00567; cath_funfam=1.10.10.10,3.30.160.70; cog=COG0350; ko=KO:K00567; pfam=PF01035; superfamily=46767,53155; tigrfam=TIGR00589) has product MPVKPPETFHLDRIDTPIGTALLVTDDDGVLRALDWSDYEPRMRTLLRQQYGALDLKKGRAPERLRQALADYFAGDLDRLDAIAWRLAGTTFQRNVWTALKTIPAGTTTTYGALAQQLDVPKAVRAVGHANGSNPISVVLPCHRVVGANGSLTGYGGGLERKQWLLAHEGVALNMASKTPSIAA; this is encoded by the coding sequence ATGCCCGTGAAGCCGCCTGAGACATTTCATCTCGATCGGATCGACACGCCGATCGGCACCGCCTTGCTGGTCACCGACGACGACGGTGTACTCCGCGCGCTCGACTGGTCCGATTACGAGCCGCGGATGCGGACGCTGCTGCGCCAGCAATATGGCGCGCTCGATCTCAAAAAGGGCCGCGCCCCCGAACGGCTGCGACAGGCGCTTGCGGATTATTTCGCCGGCGATCTCGATCGCCTCGACGCCATCGCATGGCGTCTGGCCGGCACGACCTTCCAGCGCAATGTCTGGACCGCATTGAAGACCATTCCGGCCGGCACCACGACCACCTACGGTGCGCTCGCGCAGCAGCTCGATGTGCCGAAGGCGGTGCGTGCCGTCGGCCATGCCAACGGCTCCAATCCGATCAGCGTGGTGCTGCCCTGTCATCGCGTCGTCGGCGCCAATGGCTCACTGACCGGTTACGGTGGTGGGCTCGAACGCAAGCAATGGCTGCTCGCGCACGAAGGCGTCGCGCTCAATATGGCTTCGAAGACGCCGTCGATCGCCGCCTAG